From Strongyloides ratti genome assembly S_ratti_ED321, scaffold srae_chrx_scaffold0000002:
ctttatttaataaattttaaataaaaaataactttaattcataaatttctttagaaatattttatgctCAGTCAAACATATAcgtttttttatcattttttttttcttaaatttatcaGTTAATTCAATGTGAAATTTCCATTTTTATCGTAATCATAAATTATTGTTGTTTTAAAGAATTATCAAATGATATTTGATACATATGTTCTAAgatatgaatatatatatataatcatttattttattaaactatttATACATACTTTATACATTCAATCTTTTagttatcaaaattttaatttttaagatatcatcattttaaaattatttcaaaattgtATAGATTATTCCAGAATATTTAACATTacgaaaaatatttaaaacgaCTTTCCAATTTATTTCTTGTTCATGATTTATTAGATAGAagtaatgataattttaaaattatatactaTTACATAAAAACTAACAAACATTAATACTACAGCaataatttgtatttttaatggtaatactttttttttaattgttatataaatgtgaataaaataacattttttttttatatcaaagatacatagatattttaataaaagtttttagtttacatagttttattttgtttcaaagtaaatataaaaagttttttcatataatatttttttatttaaaatttgaatatttgattttcttttgcttctatttttaatatttaaaaattttatataagatATAATTTCACTAATTTACTGTtgctaaaataatttaaaatttttctggtcaatgatttaaaatatttttcttccatttttagtaagtattaaaaataaaatgaaaaattagaaattattttacgcTATATTTAgcaataacttttaaaatatatttattaagcaagaaaattaaacttataaaagtattttttattcttgtcattatttatttatccaatcataaattttattttaaaaatattttcttgcttaaaaattttttttacttcacTATAACtactttttgttttaatttttagaatttaaaattatcaatatgtCAAAAGATTTACAATCAATTGGGCAAGATAATATTTGTCAGCCATTATTAACTGATTACTATCAAATAACAATGACTTACGCTTATTGGAAAGCAAATTGTCATGAAGAATCAGCCGTTTTTGATCTCTTTTTTCGCAAAAATCCTTTTCAAGGAGAGTATACTGTTTTTGCTGGATTGGAagatgtaataaaatttgttagtaattttaaattctcTGAAAgtgatttaaattttcttagaAAAATTATGCCACAAACTACTGAGGTagaattttttgattatctTGCTTCATTAAATTGTAATAGTCTTAAAATAACAGCAATTCCTGAAGGTTCAGTTACCTTTCCAAAAGTTCCTCTTATTACAGTTGAAGGACCATTAGCTATTTGTCAACTATTGGAAACATCACTTTTAAATCTTGTTAACTATGCAAGTTTAGTTGCTACTAATGCAGCAAGATTTAGACATGTTGCTGGAAATAATGTGGAATTACTTGAATTTGGTTTACGTAGAGCTCAAGGTCCAAATGGTGGATTATCAGCAagtaaatattgttttattggTGGATTTGATGGTACAAGTAATGTTTTAGCTGCAAAATTATTTGGTATTCCAGCTAAAGGAACACAAGCACATTCATTTATATGCTCATTTAATTCAGAAAAAGACTTAAAGTATAGAAATTTACGTTCAAAAGATGGTTCAATGGAAGtggatatattaaatttgtgtaaagaaaaaatacaatttctTTATGAAATTATGTCATGGCCAGTAGATCGTGAAGAAATTTCACAAAGTGAATTAATTGCATTTTGTTCATATGCTGTAGCATTTCCTGATTCTTTTTTAGCATTAATCGATACTTATGATGTACTAAGAAGTGGtgtaattaactttttagcTGTTACATTAGCTTTAAGTGATTTAGGATATCAGACACTTGGATGTCGTATTGATAGTGGAGATCTTTGTTATCTATCCACTGAATTAagatcaatttttaataaaataaaattagctGTACCTAAATACGCTAAATTTGTtgacaatttaaaaatagttgcatcaaatgatattaaagaaGAAACAATACAATCATTTAATGAACAAGGGCATGAAATAAATTCATTTGGTGTTGGAACACATTTAGTAACATGTCAAAAACAACCAGCATTAGGTTGTGTTTATAAATTAGTAGCTGTAGGTGATGTGccaaaaattaaacttaGTCAAGAAGTTGCAAAAATATCAATACCTGGGaagaaaaattgttataGAATATATggaaaaagtaattattcAATATTAGATTTAATGACATTAGAAAATGAAGAACCACCACAACCAGGAAAACAAATTCTTTGTAGACATCCATTTGAAGAAGGTAAAAGAGCAATTGTAATTCCATCTAAAGTTGAAAAACTTCAAGAAGTTTATTGGGATCATGGTAAAGTAACTCATTATATGCCTACATTAAAggaaataaaacaaaatttagcATTATCAATGAAAAGTATTAGAAAAGATCATTGTAGATTTGTTAATCCAACTCCATATAAAGTTTCTGTCagtgaaaaattatatgaattTCTTCATGAAATATGGCTCCAAAATGCTCCTGTTGGAAAACTAGagtaattaaaaactttttttttaaaaaaatgtttatctGTTGTATTAATTTTCACTCAACATTAATGCACAAAtgtatctttttaaattttactagATTACCCGCTACTTTTCTTAAGAATGTTACGAAAACAATATAATGtttcaatattttcaaacttttatataatcaaaTCTTAACATAACCAAAGTTTtctataacaaatttttttatacatctaaattttaataaatgaaatatatatacagtaattgtcatattaatattaagaaaagaattgcaaaagaattttatatttgattttaataatttttttatattaatattatatttttatagtaattgtaaaatattttccaaTATGCACaacatttttgatatatataaaaatttttgcttcattaaaaaatattcccacAGCTGCATAAATATTTAGgctttttaattaatatcttacgcaaataaaaaataaaataaaattttaattaaaatattttatggaaaacaaaataatcaaattgttgaggtaattattaatattaaactaatttatattattattattaaagttttaaattaataaattagtttgtttttgtaaaaacaattttacaaaaaaaataataatgaaaaaaatattatcataaataagtaaaagaaaaatatttacatttttgtagaattttaaaaaaaaatttattttggtATAGTTTTCATTTGTAATGTTtccatattattttatattaaaaaagtgttacttcatattttttaaaataatatttgacaTATCCactttaaaagtaattttttcatattaaaaaaagaacctcataataaagtattaataaaaaaatatttacaaaaatataataaaaaagcatgcaaataaatattattttaatattttctaccGGAAAATGAGCTACGACAACAAATATTTTCCCTATTGTAACAAgatatgaaattttttttatttcttaatacaatagcaaatttatattttaattagtttcaattaaataagtaattttataataacttttgaaaattttccattaagaatatttttactatttaaaaagaaaactcATTTACGtatctttttttacaatttattttagaaaattcaTTCACacacttttaaatatacaaatatatctaataaaataaacagtttttctttaattttcaaCAATTCAATCAACATTTGTTGCTagtttaaaacatttttttatattatacctatttttggtaataaatttataaatttatttttaaaaatttattggtCATCTATTTGCTtacttattaaatttattctcATTGTGGCATTCATTTTTCGTTTAGCGATAACTAAGTCCTTAAAGGACTCTCATGCAGCTGTTATGATTGTCCCTTATGGACTAACTATCTCCTTATGGACATAAAGTAcaaaatttactttaaaccttttattatatttcaaaaattgaaGGTGTGATGTACCTAATTAGGGGAACATTCAATGTTTACATCAAAAAGTATATCACATATGAATGTTTCGAAGAACATTCTTATACTTTTTAACTATATAGCCATTACatccaaaatttttaaactatatatatttcatatttCAATGAAATATGTAGA
This genomic window contains:
- a CDS encoding Nicotinate phosphoribosyltransferase — encoded protein: MSKDLQSIGQDNICQPLLTDYYQITMTYAYWKANCHEESAVFDLFFRKNPFQGEYTVFAGLEDVIKFVSNFKFSESDLNFLRKIMPQTTEVEFFDYLASLNCNSLKITAIPEGSVTFPKVPLITVEGPLAICQLLETSLLNLVNYASLVATNAARFRHVAGNNVELLEFGLRRAQGPNGGLSASKYCFIGGFDGTSNVLAAKLFGIPAKGTQAHSFICSFNSEKDLKYRNLRSKDGSMEVDILNLCKEKIQFLYEIMSWPVDREEISQSELIAFCSYAVAFPDSFLALIDTYDVLRSGVINFLAVTLALSDLGYQTLGCRIDSGDLCYLSTELRSIFNKIKLAVPKYAKFVDNLKIVASNDIKEETIQSFNEQGHEINSFGVGTHLVTCQKQPALGCVYKLVAVGDVPKIKLSQEVAKISIPGKKNCYRIYGKSNYSILDLMTLENEEPPQPGKQILCRHPFEEGKRAIVIPSKVEKLQEVYWDHGKVTHYMPTLKEIKQNLALSMKSIRKDHCRFVNPTPYKVSVSEKLYEFLHEIWLQNAPVGKLE